A single region of the Demequina sp. genome encodes:
- a CDS encoding VanZ family protein yields MGTYRINTIITVMGTVALLPLAMLPILSRVTRRYGALRGWPMFAGIGLLGSAVALAAFTVFPLPDPGTLQCTGASMSSYWQTEWFGSISLIGDAWAAVGFPAVLTSFTFLQVALNVLLFVPYGFFLHQVTRWRALAVVLCGLGTSVLIEVTQGTGVFGLYPCPYRVLDVDDLICNTLGAAVGVLLSVAVARRFAWSRPAPVPDLARPTLARRAIAAGIDGGLILFVWAVFGVAWRLVADADGPGLLLGAVAAVLVSIALPLLRRDRATPGQVIVNVAPTRGEESADAPGIVAVLIRAVVRWTVLVVLGVFAQLAVVAAEIALVAATPRHSSLAGLIARTTTRTKPAMASGTLGESLPGGNMGGATRVGDVVRKPTQPQSATIQRLVRHVRAQGVTWVAEPLGIKGGFDLWRFIPGGVSHDDPHDDFPGVVVEEVARRLREWHDATVTFPRSAKDTWFWPGKRPDEVICHVDFAPYNHVFDNGRFVGAIDFDLCYPGPRLWDLAYTAYRYVPLTPATGMAPDAGRALLSRRLSRLDRFLAAYGGGDAALTYSREQLLGYVVPRLAAMVEWCEQQDDADRKRDAAMYREHAEFIDRGGYGTAAPVVVPDLKE; encoded by the coding sequence GTGGGAACGTACCGAATCAACACCATCATCACCGTGATGGGCACGGTGGCGCTGCTGCCGCTCGCCATGCTCCCCATTCTGAGCCGGGTAACCCGACGGTACGGCGCGCTCCGAGGGTGGCCGATGTTCGCGGGCATCGGGCTGCTGGGCTCCGCCGTCGCACTCGCCGCGTTCACGGTCTTCCCCCTCCCGGACCCGGGCACCTTGCAGTGCACCGGCGCCAGCATGTCCTCGTACTGGCAGACCGAATGGTTCGGCTCCATCTCGCTCATCGGGGACGCCTGGGCGGCGGTGGGGTTCCCCGCGGTGCTGACCAGCTTCACCTTCCTGCAGGTGGCCCTCAACGTTCTGCTCTTCGTCCCCTACGGCTTCTTCCTGCATCAAGTGACGCGGTGGCGCGCCCTGGCCGTGGTGCTGTGCGGTCTGGGCACGTCGGTCCTCATCGAGGTGACGCAGGGCACGGGCGTGTTCGGGCTCTACCCGTGCCCCTATCGCGTCCTGGACGTCGACGACCTCATCTGCAACACGCTCGGGGCGGCGGTGGGAGTGCTGCTGTCCGTGGCGGTGGCTCGGCGCTTCGCGTGGTCGCGCCCGGCGCCTGTTCCCGATCTCGCCCGGCCAACGCTCGCGCGACGCGCCATCGCGGCGGGCATCGACGGGGGCCTCATCCTGTTCGTCTGGGCGGTCTTCGGGGTGGCATGGAGGCTGGTCGCCGACGCCGACGGGCCGGGGCTCCTGCTCGGGGCGGTCGCGGCCGTGCTCGTCTCCATCGCCCTGCCGCTGCTGAGACGCGACCGCGCCACGCCCGGCCAGGTCATCGTCAACGTGGCGCCCACTCGAGGCGAGGAGTCCGCGGACGCGCCCGGGATCGTGGCCGTGCTCATTCGTGCGGTGGTGCGCTGGACGGTGCTCGTCGTGCTGGGGGTGTTCGCTCAGCTTGCGGTCGTCGCCGCGGAGATCGCGCTCGTGGCGGCGACTCCGCGCCACTCATCTCTCGCGGGACTCATCGCGAGGACGACCACGCGAACCAAGCCGGCCATGGCGTCGGGCACCCTTGGTGAGTCACTTCCCGGCGGCAACATGGGCGGGGCCACCCGCGTCGGCGACGTGGTCCGCAAGCCCACCCAGCCGCAAAGCGCCACAATCCAGCGGCTCGTGAGGCACGTGCGCGCGCAGGGCGTGACGTGGGTCGCCGAACCGCTCGGCATCAAGGGCGGATTCGACCTATGGCGCTTCATCCCGGGCGGAGTCTCGCACGACGATCCGCACGACGACTTCCCCGGCGTAGTGGTGGAGGAGGTGGCCCGGCGGCTGCGCGAGTGGCACGACGCCACCGTCACCTTCCCGCGCAGCGCCAAGGACACGTGGTTCTGGCCAGGCAAGCGACCCGATGAGGTGATCTGCCACGTGGACTTCGCGCCCTACAACCACGTGTTCGACAACGGCCGCTTCGTGGGCGCCATCGACTTCGACCTCTGCTACCCCGGCCCGCGCTTGTGGGATCTCGCGTACACGGCGTACCGGTACGTGCCGCTGACCCCTGCGACCGGAATGGCGCCCGACGCTGGCAGGGCCCTGCTCTCGCGTCGCCTCTCGCGCCTGGACCGGTTCCTCGCCGCCTACGGCGGCGGAGACGCGGCGCTGACGTACTCACGAGAGCAGCTGCTCGGGTACGTGGTGCCGCGGCTCGCGGCGATGGTCGAGTGGTGCGAGCAGCAAGACGACGCCGACCGGAAGCGCGACGCGGCGATGTACCGCGAGCACGCAGAGTTCATCGATCGTGGCGGGTACGGGACGGCCGCGCCCGTGGTGGTCCCGGACCTCAAGGAATAG
- a CDS encoding ATP-binding cassette domain-containing protein, whose amino-acid sequence MSVPVIEAKGLARTYSVRARGKDAPREVHAVKGIDFVVNSGEIVGFLGPNGAGKTTTIRMLTTLLNPTAGTATVAGADLATQPVEVRRRLGYVAQMGTTDPAAIAGEELVDHARMYGIDKAVATERGQKLLAGLDLDGLWERKCGTLSGGQRRRLDIAMGLVHEPHVVFLDEPSTGLDPQSRANLWTHIRRVRDELDTTVLITTHYMDEADALCDRILIIDNGEIVAEGTPDELKRRVGGDQITLTVQSADVARAAEVVEAKAGSAAEVTTALEVTTASGLATIRLIAPDGGAAIPGLITALGEHGITVAGVEVRRPTLDDVFLTLTGRSLRDEEA is encoded by the coding sequence ATGTCCGTTCCCGTCATCGAGGCCAAGGGGCTGGCGCGCACCTATTCTGTGCGTGCCCGCGGCAAAGACGCCCCGCGCGAGGTGCACGCCGTCAAGGGCATCGACTTCGTCGTCAACTCCGGCGAGATCGTCGGGTTCCTCGGCCCCAACGGCGCCGGCAAGACCACTACGATCCGCATGCTCACAACGCTTCTCAATCCCACCGCGGGAACCGCGACAGTCGCGGGTGCGGACCTCGCGACTCAGCCCGTCGAGGTGCGCAGGCGCCTGGGCTACGTGGCCCAGATGGGCACCACCGACCCTGCAGCCATCGCGGGCGAGGAGCTCGTGGATCACGCGCGCATGTACGGCATCGACAAGGCGGTCGCCACCGAGCGCGGCCAGAAGCTGCTCGCGGGCCTCGACCTCGACGGGCTCTGGGAGCGCAAGTGCGGCACGCTCTCCGGCGGGCAGCGGCGGCGCCTGGATATCGCGATGGGACTGGTGCACGAGCCGCACGTGGTGTTCCTCGATGAGCCGTCTACCGGGCTCGATCCGCAGTCGCGCGCGAACCTCTGGACGCACATCCGTCGCGTCCGCGATGAGCTCGACACCACGGTGCTCATCACCACCCACTACATGGACGAGGCCGACGCCCTGTGCGACCGGATCCTCATCATCGACAACGGCGAGATCGTCGCCGAGGGAACGCCTGATGAGCTCAAGCGGCGAGTCGGCGGCGACCAGATCACGTTGACCGTGCAGAGTGCAGACGTCGCCCGCGCGGCCGAGGTGGTGGAGGCCAAGGCGGGCAGTGCGGCAGAGGTGACCACAGCGCTCGAGGTGACCACAGCGTCGGGCCTCGCGACCATTCGCCTCATCGCGCCGGACGGTGGCGCGGCCATCCCCGGCCTCATCACCGCGCTCGGCGAGCATGGCATCACCGTCGCTGGCGTGGAGGTGCGGCGCCCGACGCTCGACGACGTATTCCTCACTCTCACCGGTCGCTCGCTTCGCGACGAGGAGGCTTGA